TGACACCACAGGGCTCAGAATCTGGGAAGAGGCGATGCCTGGTTATAACATCGTAGGCATCAATTGTAACCAGATCATCCCCGCGAGCGGAGCCATCCACTGTATTACTAAGGAGGTAGGCGTAAATGCCCCCCTGCTGATCAACCACGAGCAGGTTCGCGAAGGATGCCTGGGAGAATCCACCTATGTTGCGGCAACCATGAAACACAAGTCGGGCATATCCTGGGCGAAGGTGCATTATACCACTGATATCAATTCCGGTTATTTGTCGATGGATATGGTTTATGCAGACAACGATACCTGGGAAGCCGATTTGCCGGCGATAAGTGAGGAAACGACCTTGTATTATTATTTTGAAGCTGAGGCCAATGATGGCAAAACCATGGTGCGGCCCATTACAGCACCCCAGGGTTATTTTGACTTTGGTATTAAAAACTGTAATGTTGGTACTGAGGATATTACCCTGGGATATACACAATTACTTGCTGCTTTTCCAAACCCCGCTTCAGCCATTACCTGTATTCCTGTGGAAAGTCAAAGTGCTGTAGAAGCATCCATTGAATTGACCGATGTACTAGGACGCAGGATCATGAATATTTTCGAGGGTAAGATTGCTGCAGGTACTTCAAAATATTTTATCGATGCTTCCTATCTTGAATCAGGGGTTTACTTCATAACCCTTAAATCAGGGGGAGCCTCACTGGTTCAAAGCCTTGTGGTAAAATAGACCATTTTGGTGGGTCAGGTCACCCCGTCTAGCTCCATCCCAAAGGGGTAATAAAGCTTTTAAAAAGGCAAAAGGCTAAAAAATATGAGAAAGAACTTTTACTTTTCAGGTTTGGTAAATTTAAGGGATTATAGGTTGCGGTCAAAATGTGAAGGCAAAAAGCCCGGCGTGCGGCCAGGCTTTTTGTTTTCGTTTCAGTGTCTGTGTATTTTATAAGGCCCAGATTCACCTGGCTTTAGATCGGCTGCAAGCCTTGCAAGCATAGTCCGCTTAAGCGATGACGCTTAAACGATCGACCTTTTTTATTTTTTGGTCGATATGCTTTGGCCATCAGGGGAAACAGATGAGGATTGATCTTCTCATTCATTAGCACTTTTTCATAGAATTTTAATCTGCATTTTAGCACCGCAGGTCAAGAGCAATTTGGATGACAACTCGGTTGGCGTCCAAATTGCAATCTTGCATATTGAGTTGAGGAAAGAATAACCTATCGGACATTTTGATGTTTTGAATAAATGTCCGATAGAATTCATTCATAAAAACAGTTTAAAACCAAAAATAACACAGCCCATAATGGACGCGATTACAGTCATGCTCCCATAGCTCGCACTTAACGTATCGCTTGGCCATTATGAAGCCATGTATAAAGCAGAAAGCCCGGCACAAAGCCAGGCTCCCTAAGTAATAAATAATCTTATTTCCAAATACATCTGGATTCTTTGTCACGGCAGGTTTTTTCGCTACCATGCTTCATCAATCATGAGATTCAATAATCATGTTGTGTACTATCAATAAGTTCAAGAAGTTGGTTTTTTATTGAATCTTGAGGGTTTACTCCATTCGATAACCATTCCTTATTTGCATTTCTAACGCCCTCTATTGTTTTTACAGTAGCTCGACCAAATCCAATTCCCAGATGGTAATAAAATGCAAACATTAGGATTAATAAAATCGAAGCCATCCCAATTATTAGTTTTACTTTTTTTTTCAAAACAAATTCAATTTAAAGGTTTATAAATTATAGCCCTGCTTTTTTTAATTCAATGACTGAAGGGAGTTTACCTTCGTAATAAGTATCTTTTTGTAACTCTTTTTGATTCGTATAACTTACAACAACTTTTCCAGTAAATTCCATATCATCATTTCCAAATTCTACATCATCAAATTGGCCCCTATATATGCTTGTAAATTTGCGATCATATGACTGTCCTTCAGCATTTATTGCTTGCCCTTTTGAACCATCATAGTCATATAGCCCTGTCAAAATATCTTGATCAATTAATTCATTTACACTTCTTAAGAGGAATTCCATATAGTAATTGAAACGGTGATCTTCGGAACTTAAAGAAAGTCCTTCTTCAACACTACTTGGAGTAAAAGCTTTTATCGCTTTATTAATTCCAATTCTGGCAGCCCATTTTGGAATGACTAATCCACTAGGTCTATCAGCCTCAAAAAACATCTTACCAAAATCAATTTGGGCTTTATTTGACTTATATCCATCTTCTTTTGAATATGTACCAGACACTCCTCCGAGCCCTTCTAAAGCAATGCTATAACTAAAACTATAATTGTTACCGATATCTATACTCGCTTTACCGGCTACTCTATTCGAAGTTTCTCCTATTTTAATATATCCAGCAATATTAAAACTCACTTTCTGCAAACCCCAAAGATCAATATGCCCAATCGGTTCATTCTCTGCATAATTAAACGGACTAACGTGAGCGAACTTCTCCGCAATTGGATCGACCCCAGTAAATCTACCTATTACCGGATCATAATGCCTGAACCTGAATTCATACCACCCAGTCCCCTCATGCCACTCCTTATCATTAAACAGCCTTTTGAGCATTGGAGCTGTAGTATCCGGCGTTACCCCGTCTAGTTCCATCCCAAACGGATAATAAAGCTTCTTCAAGAGCACCTCCCGATGGTCGCTGCTTTCAGCCTTATCCTGTCCCATAAATCATGGCGGTTTAGTTTTCAGCATATAACCTAATTTCATGGCTCGTAGTAATTTTAAACTTTGCCATAATAATTTTTCTCCAGGCAAAGGTTGAACTTTTGATTTTGCAAAACCTGATAAAGAACCTAAGGCTAAAATAAAATCTGTTACTGTTTTTATTTTTACTCCAGTATATTGTTTCAAAATTTCAATTTCAATTGTATCAAAGACCTCTGCTGCTATTGCATTGGGCTTAGCTTTCCCTATATATGCTAACCACAATAGCTGCCAGGCGACTAAAGAACAAACTTCTAAAGCATGTTTTAACCTAATGAAAACATCAAATTGCAAACGCTCCACTTTTAACCCTGATTTGAGTACTAAATGAAACCGTTCGATAGGCCAGCGTAAAACATAAAAATGTAATACTTCATATGCCTCATCAAAATTATTTACTTCTAAAGTCGTCAATAAATACCATTCAACAGGTGATTTTATTCCTTCCTTTTCTATTTCTTTAACATGGACTAATGTTAAGGAATGGGTTTTACCTTTTTTATGATAAGCAGGGGGATATTCTATTTTTGCTACTCGAAGGGATAACTGCGCCTTCCTTTTTTTTCTGTTTTTTTGACGAGGAATGGTTACTTCTAGCTTCCCTAATTCTTCTACCAATTCTGGGATTTTTGATACTTTAGTTTTATTTCCCTTATAAAAAATATTGCGATTAAGGTGTTGTGCTCGAATTAAAAGTTCAATCGACTGTTTTCGTGACCATGAAAAATGTTCATAAAAATCAGCCTCCCTGTCTCCAACTACAATTACCTGGCCGTGATAGTCCTCAAACCATTCATTAACCCAGTTTTTTGTTCGAATCCATTTGAAACTTTCCTTTTCTTGTATTGAATAGTTATGGTTTTTCTTCTTTCTCCCTGAAGCTCTAGGAGCCCAAATATATTGACCAATCAATCCTAATGGCTCTGCTTCTGTAGTCAGAACCATCGCAGAATGAATATTTAGCCCTTTTGTATTTTTTCCACCAAGACCACCAAGACCTTTAGTGCTTTTGTGGCTACTATAATTCAAATCAGCTGTATCCTCAATTACTAAAATCCGGTTGTGATTTTTACACCGCTCTAGCGTTTTGTGCCGATGCCCAAGTTGAATATCAATTGATTCTTCTTTTGAAAAAAGACGATGTGCTGATTTTCTCACGACTTCTCCACATGCAGATGAAAAAGAATGTTCTGGCTTCTCTTGCAAAGAATGGCACATCTTTACCAAGTTTGATCGAAAACGTTCATCAGGTAATTTTGAATACTCGAGTTCTTCGCTCCAAAATTCTAAACTAGCCGTATTTTTATGCATAATAAACACTTGTATTTGACATAAAAATAAACTTTTTTAAATTTATGGGACAGGATAAGGCTTTCAGCTTCGACCCTATACGCTCATCATATCACCCGGGCAGGTGCTTCAAAATATTTTATCGATGCATCCTATCTTGAATCAGGGGTTTACTTCATAACCCTTAAATCAGGAGAAGCCTCACTGGTTCAAAGCCTGGTGGTGAAATAGCCAATAAATTGAGTAATGATGCTTGTTTTGGGCATCAAATTGTGATCTTTTTTTCCGCCATCCTTTGTTTGAACATTGGCAAGGGTTTACTACTGATCAGGTAAACCCCCATGATGACTAAAACGCAACAGGCGATTTTCAACAGGCTGATATCATCTTTATAGGTATCCACATGCAGCCAAAAAGAATAAATACTTACCACGATGAAGGAAATGGCTGGTTGCAAATAAATATAACTTCCCGATACACTTGGTAAAAGGTGCTTGGAAGCATAAATATTGAACAGGTAGGCCAGGAAAGTCGGTCCCATTACCACGAAAAAAATAACCAATACCGTACCGGTGGTAAACCCGGCAAAATCAGTTTCAATAAATTGTTTAATGGCAAAAGGGACCATAAAAACAAACCCAAAGAAGAAGACCCAACTGAGCACCGTAATGGGCTTATATTTCTTCATCAGCGGTTTGACAATCACCAGGTAAAAAGAAAAAGCCAGGGAATTCATCAGCACCAAAGAATTGCCCAAAAGCGTTCCGGTTCCTTTTGAGGCTACGCCTGCATAAATGAGTAATATGGCCCCCAGCGCACCGACCAATAGACCTGCTATTTTCTGAAAAGTAATTGTTTCTTTAAGCAGGATGGCGCTAATGATTAGAACAAAAACCGGGGTGGCGGTCATAATGATGGAAGCATCAATGGGAGAAGTAAGGCTGAGTCCGTTAAAAAACAACAATTGGTTGGCAGCCGCTCCTAATAACCCGCACAACATGAGCCTGCCCATATCTTTTCTTTCCACCCGTTCATAAAAGAATACCTTGATCATCCAAAACAGGCTGCCTGCACCCGTTATGCGGATAAAAACCAGGGCCGAGGCCCCTATCTTATCCGGCATAATGCCTTTGGCTATGAGGTAATTGACGCCGTAAATAAAACTTACGGCCAATAAAGCCAGGTGGGCCTTATGGGTATTGGAAATGTTCATTATATTATTTTACCCTGGCGGTTAAATGACCCCAAGTTCTTTTCCTACTTTCGTGAAGGCCGCTACGGCCTTTTCAATATGCTTGCGTTCATGCCCGGCAGAAATTTGAACACGTATCCTGGCCTGGCCTTTCGGCACCACAGGATAAAAAAAGCCAATCACATAAATGCCTTCTTCCAGGAGCCGGTTGGCAAATTTTTGCGAAAGCGGTGCATCGTAAAGCATTACAGGTACGATGGGATGCACTCCGGGAATGATATCAAACCCAGCCCTGGTCATTTCCTCCCGGAAGAATTTCGTATTTTCCTCCAGCTTATCGCGCAAAGCAGTAGAAGCCGTCAGCAAATCAAGCACTTTGATGGAAGCTCCGGCAATGGCAGGGGCAAGTGTATTGGAGAACAGGTATGGCCTGGAGCGCTGGCGCAGCATCTCCACGATTTCTTTTCTGGCAGCGGTGAACCCGCCGGATGCTCCGCCGAGTGCTTTTCCAAAAGTTCCTGTTACAATATCCACCCGGCCGATGACATTCCTGTATTCAATGGCTCCTCTACCCTTTTTTCCGACAAATCCTGTGGCATGGCATTCATCCACCATCACCATAGCGTCATACCGATCAGCCAGATCACATATCTTATCCAATTGAGCGATCGTTCCATCCATCGAAAAAACGCCATCTGTCGCGATCATCCTTCTCCTTGCTGATTGTGCCTCTTTTAATTTTTCTTCCAAAGAAGCCATGTCGTTGGTCTCATAACGATAACGTTTTGCTTTACACAAACGGACTCCATCAATGATAGAGGCATGGTTCAAGGCATCGGAAATAATGGCATCTTCCTCTGTGAGCAAAGGTTCAAACAAGCCACCGTTGGCATCAAAGGCCGCGGCGTACAAAATGGCATCCTCCATGCCCAGGAAATCAGCAATTTTGCGTTCCAACGCTTTGTGAAGATCCTGAGTACCACAGATAAAACGCACGGAGGAAAGCCCAAAACCGTGAGTGTCTATGGCCTCTTTTGCGGCTTTGATCACCTCGGGATGGGATGATAGCCCAAGATAGTTGTTTGCACAAAAATTGAGTACTTCCGCTCCTTTATTCGTTGTTATTTCTGCTGCCTGGGGGGTAATGATGATTCGTTCTTCCTTATAAAGTCCGGCTTCACGGATCTCATCCAGCTCTTTTTGAATTTCAGGTTGAATATTTTTATACATAATAGAAAAATTACGAATGAAAAATGAGAAAAAGTTAATTGGAACTTTCTAATATCAAAAGTGCCGGAAAATTAATTTCCGGTAGGCACCCCGTCAGGGACGGAGTATCTTTTTTAGATTTTTGATCATATCTTCGGTCATGGATTCAAGATCGTAATCGGGTTTCCATGCCCAATCACTTCTTGCCTGTTGGTCGTCAATCGTTTCGGGCCAGGTATTGGCAATTTCCTGTCTGAAATCAGGTTGGTAAGTGACCTTGAAATCAGGGTAAAATTTTTGGATTTCGGCACTAATCCCGGCGGGCGTGAAACTCATTGCCGCGAGGTTGTAACTCGTCCTGACCTTAATATGCTCAACCGGAGCTTCCATGAGTTCCAAAGTGGCTTTGATGGCATCGTCCATATACATCATGGGAAGCATCGTATCTTCTCTGAGAAAACATTCATAATCCTCCCCCGCGACCGCCTTATGGAAAATTTCCACCGCATAATCGGTAGTCCCGCCACCAGGAAAGGATTGATAGCCAATGATTCCCGGGTAACGAACGGAACGTATATCCACCCCATAATGCAAGTGATAATACTGACACCAGTTTTCTCCGGCTGCCTTACTAATCCCGTACACGGTTTCCGGATGAATGATGGTCTCCTGGGGGGTGTGACTCCTGGGGGTATGGCTTCCAAAAACAGCAATGGAACTGGGGAAAAACAATTTCATTTTGTACTCCCGAGCAATTTCCAATACGTTGAAAAGTCCGTTGGTGTTGATATCCCAGGCCATTTTAGGATGCTTTTCCCCCGTAGCAGACAGGATGGCGGCCAAATGATAAATTTGAGTAATCTTATACTTTCTGACCAACCTGGACAACTGTTTTCCATCCAGTATATCAAGCAGTTCAAAAGGACCATGATCCCGGTTTCCCATACGGATATCC
This sequence is a window from Lewinellaceae bacterium. Protein-coding genes within it:
- a CDS encoding RHS repeat-associated core domain-containing protein; the encoded protein is MGQDKAESSDHREVLLKKLYYPFGMELDGVTPDTTAPMLKRLFNDKEWHEGTGWYEFRFRHYDPVIGRFTGVDPIAEKFAHVSPFNYAENEPIGHIDLWGLQKVSFNIAGYIKIGETSNRVAGKASIDIGNNYSFSYSIALEGLGGVSGTYSKEDGYKSNKAQIDFGKMFFEADRPSGLVIPKWAARIGINKAIKAFTPSSVEEGLSLSSEDHRFNYYMEFLLRSVNELIDQDILTGLYDYDGSKGQAINAEGQSYDRKFTSIYRGQFDDVEFGNDDMEFTGKVVVSYTNQKELQKDTYYEGKLPSVIELKKAGL
- a CDS encoding IS4 family transposase yields the protein MHKNTASLEFWSEELEYSKLPDERFRSNLVKMCHSLQEKPEHSFSSACGEVVRKSAHRLFSKEESIDIQLGHRHKTLERCKNHNRILVIEDTADLNYSSHKSTKGLGGLGGKNTKGLNIHSAMVLTTEAEPLGLIGQYIWAPRASGRKKKNHNYSIQEKESFKWIRTKNWVNEWFEDYHGQVIVVGDREADFYEHFSWSRKQSIELLIRAQHLNRNIFYKGNKTKVSKIPELVEELGKLEVTIPRQKNRKKRKAQLSLRVAKIEYPPAYHKKGKTHSLTLVHVKEIEKEGIKSPVEWYLLTTLEVNNFDEAYEVLHFYVLRWPIERFHLVLKSGLKVERLQFDVFIRLKHALEVCSLVAWQLLWLAYIGKAKPNAIAAEVFDTIEIEILKQYTGVKIKTVTDFILALGSLSGFAKSKVQPLPGEKLLWQSLKLLRAMKLGYMLKTKPP
- a CDS encoding EamA family transporter; the protein is MNISNTHKAHLALLAVSFIYGVNYLIAKGIMPDKIGASALVFIRITGAGSLFWMIKVFFYERVERKDMGRLMLCGLLGAAANQLLFFNGLSLTSPIDASIIMTATPVFVLIISAILLKETITFQKIAGLLVGALGAILLIYAGVASKGTGTLLGNSLVLMNSLAFSFYLVIVKPLMKKYKPITVLSWVFFFGFVFMVPFAIKQFIETDFAGFTTGTVLVIFFVVMGPTFLAYLFNIYASKHLLPSVSGSYIYLQPAISFIVVSIYSFWLHVDTYKDDISLLKIACCVLVIMGVYLISSKPLPMFKQRMAEKKITI
- the kbl gene encoding glycine C-acetyltransferase yields the protein MYKNIQPEIQKELDEIREAGLYKEERIIITPQAAEITTNKGAEVLNFCANNYLGLSSHPEVIKAAKEAIDTHGFGLSSVRFICGTQDLHKALERKIADFLGMEDAILYAAAFDANGGLFEPLLTEEDAIISDALNHASIIDGVRLCKAKRYRYETNDMASLEEKLKEAQSARRRMIATDGVFSMDGTIAQLDKICDLADRYDAMVMVDECHATGFVGKKGRGAIEYRNVIGRVDIVTGTFGKALGGASGGFTAARKEIVEMLRQRSRPYLFSNTLAPAIAGASIKVLDLLTASTALRDKLEENTKFFREEMTRAGFDIIPGVHPIVPVMLYDAPLSQKFANRLLEEGIYVIGFFYPVVPKGQARIRVQISAGHERKHIEKAVAAFTKVGKELGVI
- a CDS encoding NAD-dependent epimerase/dehydratase family protein, whose amino-acid sequence is MTKEKILVSGANGQIGSVLTEALRAKYGKEAVLATDIRMGNRDHGPFELLDILDGKQLSRLVRKYKITQIYHLAAILSATGEKHPKMAWDINTNGLFNVLEIAREYKMKLFFPSSIAVFGSHTPRSHTPQETIIHPETVYGISKAAGENWCQYYHLHYGVDIRSVRYPGIIGYQSFPGGGTTDYAVEIFHKAVAGEDYECFLREDTMLPMMYMDDAIKATLELMEAPVEHIKVRTSYNLAAMSFTPAGISAEIQKFYPDFKVTYQPDFRQEIANTWPETIDDQQARSDWAWKPDYDLESMTEDMIKNLKKILRP